From the genome of Perca fluviatilis chromosome 1, GENO_Pfluv_1.0, whole genome shotgun sequence, one region includes:
- the pcm1 gene encoding pericentriolar material 1 protein isoform X4: protein MATGGTPLDDSAEELHNWTVTNGSLEDRLNNLDWGVQQKKANRSSEKNKKKLSAVVVESRLTNDISPESTPGASRRRARTPHSFPHIKYTTQMSVPDQAELDKLRQRINFTDLDERSIGSDCQGRATAANNQRQFAGENKKAYNFLPLHVNTNKSKEQLHPSSSAPATPAITKETKKQSPGLRDTLTPLVPTKETPRLSRGGTERGSLAHREYGREELRIDSSQVVSKLVQIREYISKASSMRDDLVEKNDVPANVERLSHLIDHLKEQEKSYLRFLQKMLTRENDEDDVGTLDSAVGSGSLAESTSLNIEVRSSDASNATGGRPETVRADQKEELENLRKQHELLKKMLEQQEQLRALQGRQEALMAMQNSAEQALAVIEDTVVTETTGSVSGLSITSELNDELNDLIQRFHNQLHDSQTKAVPDNRRQAESLSLSREVCWSRAPQAVGPPRHRPLLHSASGPHTGLDTGATAASAKLTKLQELQDKKQTMDKILQELHSLRDQTLNNNNSCRGLSTQCSLSMGGSSDCPSALCSNGASASTPFHPSLSQRQDSSNSTDKLRKLKEVHKRLNELRELVQYYEQTSDMMVDAVNENVKEEDDDEEEDEEDETEDGSMFEAMFDSEQENRQPVTNIRNPQRSGNWTDLNSLTNRRSVRSSGTNNRDGRLNTECEINNRSAANLRSLNIPSAIECQYNRDTPYNQVKDDDDDEDGLDNDEGAQAVAPDSEASGSSRRSSLGNNGGFAQKVHRHTAKQKLRQLQELVAMVQSDDTDGTTANEDEALHQQPNNTRATMTGSLAAGSKQNPRELALSSKAREKLYEEKLRQQKQELKQLHEERQRLIEIQGKIQDLQWACPDLQSSVSSTVSQQGLLRKVPVAVSTPATVLASSSSGPKTNSAALKPTAPEAATSSVTDNELWSEMRRHQILREELRQRRKHLESLMAEHQRRNGLSDSSRRIDDSEGPATPSQPVSRDERTMATWGSTPCHLEEDDDDEDEDEYHSEMGAEEEEEQEECSESSSDDDIHIYSSSRNQCSYSNRKNQESNLKPPPAFSGEGSVNPSLPNKTKAKQQQQQQSRSLNQSGTSEHGGTRRQENLRWASELSFTEGSCQWQEQVSQLQRQLDFSTSMCHSLLQDQQTLSYMLQTLLTGQYSVLPNNLSSPQVHLVMHQLNQCYTQLAWQQNNIQRLKQVLNDLLRQQQQQASSSTAGWQTQKRDSSQESSYAPSASPGVFLPFSTTLHPSTNNMSTAALSPFPPGFNLYPLFPAPMGEFPQGAASQATPDQRKQQLDPNTSIRTEYMSFPPPLQRSPLNTSTERGPAGWLKTSCANNSFQHQQSKTEPQESLPSSPTFACRHPRPQEFDRASQESFSSMPDPVDPTTITKTFKAGRKASAQANLASRSKTPNSKSRRRRSKGHNKNSEGHESDSVSSTEDFVQERAALSRQRDQNKSLLDKLTQEKLDSKTKLGNKRNDLSSAYAWRTPFLSNRIACTEAPDASSDFSLFEALRETIYSEVATLISQNESRPHFLIELFHELQLLNTDYLRQRALYSLQDIVTRHLSEKSAAEDQLLPLGPVTWAAGSQSELTPSESLATSDAEMVEKNLRVPQDKIKKRDDAESVDNDSTMSTSSNLEPFANDDLGNTVIHLDKALARIREYERMKLKAEFNPCNASSAGAGGSEVSIAVHPSSNSADPLEGGAAGDMRCPQIDTQQLDRQIKAIMTEVIPFLKENMDEVCSLQLLTSVRRMVLTLTQQNDESKEFVRFFHRQLGGILQDSLSKFVGRTLKDCGEDLLVEISEILFNELAFFRLMQDLDNSSSIALAAKHRNKKRADHPSRARHGLKENTVAGGDKSKSSAYTDEDKDQDEAEQEEDSTLQDLYLQTETKNCRSSEASEVEEEDEDEGDGQGIPLSISLSKAETQALTNYGSGEDENEEEEMEEFEAGPVDVQTSLQASADGQVEQEGTTTSETQATKAQQRSLENDDEINKSVGSVDSTVEDRDMAECQRPEEESQVGAAAASEESCREVSRDQDVPKESIPTSSPDTDSPVMINVDEMGSGNTSQKSDEEDFVKVDDLPLQLAVMCEEELQKRIVEEQQNNNLSVEILSGNTESLTGLVGNAQALKEPDPVSAQGV from the exons ATGGCAACTGGAGGCACTCCTTTAGATGACAGTGCAGAAGAGCTGCACAATTGGACTGTAACCAATGGCAGTCTGGAAGATAGACTCAACAACCTG GACTGGGGTGTTCAGCAGAAGAAAGCCAACCGATCTTcagagaagaacaagaagaagctGTCAGCTGTTGTGGTGGAGAGCCGTCTGACTAATGATATTTCGCCGGAGTCCACCCCTGGGGCCAGTCGCAGGAGAGCACGCACTCCTCATTCCTTTCCCCACATCAAATACACCACCCAGATGTCTGTCCCAGACCAGGCTGAGCTGGACAAGCTGCGTCAGAGAATCAATTTCACAGACTTGGATGAG AGGAGCATTGGCAGTGACTGCCAAGGACGTGCCACAGCTGCCAACAACCAGCGGCAGTTCGCTGGAGAGAACAAGAAGGCCTACAACTTCCTACCTCTGCATGTAAACACTAACAAAAGCAAGGAACAGCTAcatccctcctcctctgccCCAGCCACACCAGCGATCACCAAGGAAACTAAGAAGCAGAGCCCAGGACTCAGGGATACGTTAACCCCTTTGGTTCCTACCAAGGAAACTCCAAGGCTCAGCCGTGGTGGTACTGAGAGAGGGTCCTTAGCACACAGAGAATATGGGAGAGAAGAGCTGAGAATAGACAGCAGCCAG GTGGTGAGCAAACTGGTACAGATCCGCGAGTACATCAGTAAGGCCAGCTCCATGCGGGATGACCTGGTGGAGAAGAATGATGTGCCGGCCAACGTGGAGCGTCTCTCCCATCTCATCGACCACCTCAAGGAGCAGGAAAAGTCCTATTTACggttcctgcagaaaatgctg ACACGGGAGAATGATGAGGACGATGTGGGGACCCTGGATTCTGCAGTGGGCTCAGGTTCACTGGCAGAGAGCACTTCTCTAAACATTGAGGTCCGCTCTTCAGATGCCTCAAATGCAACG GGCGGTAGGCCAGAAACAGTGCGAGCTGACCAAAAGGAAGAGTTGGAGAATCTGCGTAAGCAGCACGAGCTGCTGAAGAAGATGCtggagcagcaggagcagctcaGGGCCCTGCAGGGCAGACAGGAAGCACTAATGGCCATGCAGAACAGTGCAGAGCAGGCACTTGCTGTGATTGAAGACACTG tTGTCACAGAAACCACAGGCAGTGTTTCAGGCCTGAGCATCACGTCTGAACTGAACGATGAGTTGAACGATTTGATCCAGAGGTTCCACAACCAGCTACACGATTCTCAG ACTAAAGCAGTTCCAGACAACCGTCGCCAGGCAGAGAGCCTTTCCCTCTCTAGAGAGGTGTGCTGGTCTAGGGCTCCCCAGGCTGTTGGTCCACCTCGGCACAGGCCTCTCCTCCACTCTGCTTCTGGTCCCCACACTGGCCTAGACACAGGGGCAACAGCTGCCAGTGCCAAACTCACTAAGCTCCAAGAACTCCAAGACAAAAAGCAAACCATGGACAAGATCCTGCAGGAGCTGCATTCACTCAGAGACCAGactctcaacaacaacaactcgt GTCGTGGCTTGTCAACACAGTGCAGTCTGAGTATGGGAGGATCTTCAGATTGTCCATCTGCGCTCTGCTCTAATGGGGCCTCAGCTTCTACTCCCTTTCATCCTTCACTCTCGCAGCGCCAGGACAGCTCCAATTCCACAGACAAGCTCAg GAAGCTAAAGGAGGTTCACAAGCGTTTAAACGAGCTGCGGGAATTGGTTCAGTACTACGAACAGACCTCTGATATGATGGTGGATGCCGTCAATGAAAATGTGaaagaggaggatgatgatgaggaagaggatgaggaaGATGAGACAGAGGACGGTTCTATGTTTGAGGCCATGTTTGACTCTGAGCAGGAGAACCGCCAGCCTGTAACTAACATCAg AAACCCACAGCGCAGTGGGAACTGGACAGACTTGAACAGCCTGACCAACAGGCGCAGTGTCAGGAGCAGTGGCACTAACAACCGAGATGGCAGACTCAACACTGAGTGTGAGATCAACAACCGTTCAGCAGCCAACCTGCGCAGCCTCAACATCCCCTCAGCCATAG AGTGCCAGTACAATAGGGACACCCCCTATAATCAGGTGAAGGATGACGATGACGATGAAGACGGTCTTGATAATGATgaaggggcacaggctgtggcTCCAGACAGTGAGGCTTCAGGGTCCAGTCGAAGAAGCAGTCTGGGGAACAATGGCGGTTTTGCCCAGAAGGTTCATCGGCACACAGCGAAGCAGAAACTCCGGCAGCTTCAGGAGCTGGTGGCCATGGTTCAG aGTGACGACACTGATGGCACAACAGCTAATGAGGACGAAGCTTTACACCAACAGCCAAATAATACCAGAGCTACTATGACTGGGTCGCTGGCAGCCGGGTCTAAACAGAATCCCAGAGAACTCGCTCTTTCCAGCAAGGCCAG GGAGAAGCTGTATGAGGAGAAGCTGCGTCAACAAAAGCAGGAGCTAAAGCAGCTCCATGAAGAGCGCCAGAGGCTTATTGAAATCCAAGGCAAGATCCAGGACCTGCAATGGGCTTGCCCTGACCTCCAG TCATCTGTGTCCAGCACAGTGAGTCAGCAGGGCTTGCTGAGGAAGGTTCCAGTTGCAGTTTCCACTCCGGCCACTGTCCtggcttcctcctcctctggacCCAAAACCAACTCTGCTGCGCTCAAACCCACTGCTCCTGAAGCGGCTACTTCTTCAGTCACTGACAATGAG CTATGGTCTGAGATGCGTCGCCACCAGATCTTGCGAGAAGAACTGCGACAGCGCAGAAAGCACCTGGAGTCCTTGATGGCTGAACACCAGAGGCGTAATGGTCTCAGTGACTCTTCAAGGCGGATTGATGACTCAGAAGGCCCTGCTACACCCTCACAGCCTGTTAGTAGGGATGAAAG GACAATGGCTACCTGGGGTTCCACTCCCTGCCACCTTGAGGAGGATGACGATGATGAAGACGAGGATGAATATCACTCAGAGATGGGTgccgaggaggaagaggagcaagAAGAATGTTCAGAGAGCAGCTCTGATGACGACATCCACATCTACTCATCCAGTAGGAACCAGTGCTCCTACAGCAACAGGAAGAATCAAGAAAG caACCTAAAGCCTCCACCAGCCTTCTCAGGTGAAGGTAGTGTGAATCCATCTCTTCCTAACAAGACTAAGGccaagcagcaacaacagcagcagtccAGAAGTTTGAACCAGTCTGGGACGAGCGAGCATGGTGGTACACGACGACAAGAGAACCTGCGCTGGGCCTCTGAGCTGTCTTTCACCGAGGGCTCATGTCAGTGGCAGGAACAGGTCAGCCAGCTGCAGAGACAGCTGGACTTCAGCACCAGCATGTGCCATTCACTCCTGCAGGACCAGCAG ACACTCTCTTACATGTTGCAAACCCTGCTGACGGGTCAGTACAGTGTGTTACCCAACAACCTGTCATCACCACAGGTCCACCTGGTCATGCACCAGCTCAACCAGTGTTACACCCAGCTGGCTTGGCAGCAAAACAACATACAAAG ACTAAAGCAGGTCCTTAATGACCTccttcgccagcagcagcaacaggcTTCCTCTTCAACAGCAGGTTGGCAGACACAGAAGCGTGACTCGTCACAGGAATCCAGCTACGCTCCCTCAGCCTCCCCTGGTGTCTTCCTCCCCTTTTCCACTACCCTGCATCCTTCAACCAACAACATGTCAACTGCTGCCTTATCCCCATTCCCTCCTG GCTTTAACTTATATCCACTCTTCCCTGCTCCCATGGGGGAGTTCCCTCAGGGTGCTGCAAGTCAGGCAACCCCTGACCAACGGAAGCAGCAATTAGACCCCAACACCTCAATCAGAACCGAGTACATGAGTTTCCCTCCTCCACTGCAGCGCTCTCCTCTTAACACCTCTACAGAGAGAGG CCCGGCTGGCTGGCTTAAAACCTCCTGCGCAAACAACTCTTTCCAGCATCAGCAATCTAAAACGGAGCCCCAAGAGTCgctcccctcctcccccacttTTGCCTGCCGCCACCCCCGGCCTCAAGAATTTGACAGGGCATCACAGGAAAGCTTCAGCAGCATGCCTGATCCTGTGGATCCCACCACCATCACAAAGACTTTTAAGGCCGGGCGCAAGGCCTCTGCACAAGCCAACCTGGCCTCCCGAAGCAAGACCCCCAATTCCAAAAGTCGTCGCAGGAGGAGCAAAGGGCACAACAAGAACAGTGAAG GCCATGAGAGTGACAGTGTTAGCAGCACTGAAGACTTTGTCCAGGAGAGGGCAGCCCTGTCTCGTCAGAGGGATCAGAATAAGAGTCTGTTGGACAAGCTGACTCAAGAGAAACTTGACAGCAAAACTAAGCTTGGGAACAAACGAAACGACCTCTCCTCTG CCTATGCTTGGAGAACACCCTTCCTCTCTAATAGAATTGCATGCACAGAAGCACCAG ATGCAAGCAGCGACTTCTCACTGTTCGAGGCTCTGAGGGAGACCATCTACTCTGAGGTCGCTACTTTGATATCCCAGAATGAGTCCCGTCCCCACTTTCTTATCGAGCTCTTCCATGAGCTTCAGCTGCTCAACACGGATTACTTACGGCAGAGGGCGCTGTATTCCCTACAG GATATAGTGACCAGGCACCTGTCAGAGAAGAGTGCAGCTGAGGACCAGTTGCTCCCTCTTGGCCCTGTGACGTGGGCTGCAGGCTCTCAGTCTGAGCTCACACCCAGTGAGAGTCTGGCAACCAGTGATGCG GAGATGGTGGAGAAAAACTTGAGGGTCCCACAGGACAAAATAAAGAAGAGGGATGATGCAGAATCTGTGGACAACGACAGCACCATGTCAACCTCCTCCAACCTGGAACCATTTGCTAACGATGACCTGG GCAACACGGTGATTCACTTAGACAAAGCTCTGGCCAGGATTAGGGAGTATGAGCGCATGAAGCTTAAAGCTGAGTTTAACCCCTgcaacgccagctctgcaggtGCAGGTGGCTCTGAAGTCTCAATTGCTGTACATCCTTCTTCTAACTCCGCTGACCCACTGGAAG GAGGTGCAGCCGGTGATATGCGCTGCCCTCAGATTGACACCCAGCAGTTGGATCGTCAGATCAAAGCCATCATGACCGAAGTCATTCCTTTCCTTAAG GAGAACATGGATGAGGTGTGCTCCCTCCAGCTGTTGACATCTGTGCGGCGCATGGTCCTGACTCTCACCCAACAGAATGATGAAAGCAAGGAGTTTGTCCGCTTTTTCCACAGGCAGCTGGGAGGCATACTGCAG GACTCTCTTAGCAAATTTGTGGGCCGTACTCTGAAGGACTGTGGGGAGGACCTTCTGGTGGAGATCTCGGAGATCCTCTTCAATGAACTCGCCTTCTTTAGGCTCATGCAGGATTtggacaacagcagcagcatcgCCTTGGCAGCCAAACACCGAAATAAGAAGAGGGCTGATCATCCCAGTAGAGCAAGGCACGGTCTCAAG GAAAATACAGTAGCTGGTGGTGATAAATCAAAGTCTTCAGCCTACACAGATGAAGACAAG GACCAAGATGAGGCTGAGCAGGAAGAAGATTCTACCCTCCAGGACCTTTACctgcagacagagacaaagaactgcAGGAGCAGTGAAGCTTCGGAGGTggaagaggaagatgaggatGAAGGGGATGGGCAGGGAATCCCCCTGTCAATca GTCTTTCCAAAGCAGAGACTCAGGCCCTGACCAACTACGGCAGTGGAGAGGATgagaatgaggaggaggaaatggAGGAGTTTGAAGCCGGACCCGTTGATGTCCAAACATCCTTGCAGGCTTCTGCTGATGGACAGGTGGAGCAGGAG GGGACGACGACCAGCGAAACCCAGGCGACTAAAGCTCAACAGAGGAGTCTAGAGAACGATGATG AAATCAACAAGTCAGTTGGGAGCGTGGATTCCACAGTCGAGGACCGTGACATGGCGGAGTGCCAGAGACCTGAGGAGGAGAGTCAAGTTGGGGCGGCTGCTGCCTCAGAAGAAAGCTGTCGTGAAGTCTCCCGTGATCAGGATGTCCCCAAGGAGTCGATCCCAACGAGCAGCCCTGACACGGACTCCCCCGTCATGATCAATGTCGAC GAGATGGGCTCCGGTAACACCAGTCAGAAATCTGATGAGGAAGACTTTGTGAAGGTGGATGACTTACCGTTGCAGCTTGCAGTCATGTGTGAG GAGGAACTACAGAAGAGAATAGTGGAGGAGCAGCAGAATAACAACCTGTCTGTGGAGATCCTCAGTGGGAACACTGAATCTCTGACTGGGCTGGTGGGAAACGCACAGGCACTGAAGGAACCAG ACCCCGTGAGTGCCCAGGGCGTGTAA